Within the Bacillus sp. 2205SS5-2 genome, the region AGGGGAACGAGTTGGTACGAATATCAGATTTTCAAACGAAGGATGTAGTAAGCGTATCAGACGGGAAAAAATTAGGGAATATTGGAGATATTGAAATTAATTTGGATACGGGAAAGATAGAAGCGATTGTAGTAGGTGGGACTGGGAAATTGTTGGGTTTTTTTGGTCGAGAAGAAGAAATTGTGATCCCGTGGACGGCCATTGTTAAAATCGGAGCAGATGTTATCTTAGTTCGTTTTAAAGAATCCCATTATTTACAAGGGAAATTAGACCAACCAAAAGAATCCACTTAGGAGAGTCGAGACAAGGCTCTCTTTTCTGTGTTAAACTAAAAAAAAACAGTGAGGTAAAAGGATGGAACCGTTCACAAGGTATGGGAAGAAAACGTTTATATTGTCGAGTTGGATGGAGAATTCTTCCTCTTTAATTGCAGGATTTACCACGAAAGAAGATGGGACGAGTTTGGAGCCATACTCTTCGTTAAATCTTGGTTTCCATGTTGGCGATCAACAGAATTTGGTCGTGGAAAATCGGGAGAAAGTCGCTGAAGAGATTGGTTTTCCTTTATCACTTTGGGTAGGAGCAGAGCAAACTCACGGAGATCAAATTCAAGAAATACCTCAAAAACACTTGGGGAGAGGTGCAGAGAATTATACTACTTCCTTAAAGGGAACAGATGGACTATACTCCGCAGAAAAAGGTCTTCTGCTTACGTTAGCATTTGCTGATTGTGTACCTATTTACTTCTTTGCTCCGAAGAGTCATTTAATTGGCATCGTCCATGCAGGTTGGAAAGGAACCATTGGCCAAATCGCCCTTAAAATGGTAGATAAATGGGCTTCAATGGGTGTGGCAATGTCAGATATTCAAGCCATAATTGGTCCATCAATTTGCAAAAATTGTTATAAGGTGGACGATAAAGTGATAAAAGAAATCGATAAAATAGTGACGAATATAGACGAAACGTATTATACTGTAAAAGACAAGGGACAATATTTATTAGATTTAAAACAAGTAAATCATGCTATTCTGTTAAATAGTGGCCTCTGTGAAGAGAATATTGTTACATCGAGTCTTTGCACATCTTGTCATTCTTCTAGCTTTTTTTCTCACAGACGTGACCGAGGAAAGACCGGGAGAATGCTAGGATTTATAGGTTGGAAGGAGTCGTCATGAGCGTATCAAAGAACTTAGTACGTATAGAAAAAAACATAAAAAAAGCATGCTTAAATTCTGGCCGACATGTAGAGGATGTAAAAATCATTGCTGTGACAAAATACGCCTCCATCCAGCGAACGCAAGAAGCAGTAGATGCTGGTCT harbors:
- a CDS encoding YlmC/YmxH family sporulation protein, which encodes MVRISDFQTKDVVSVSDGKKLGNIGDIEINLDTGKIEAIVVGGTGKLLGFFGREEEIVIPWTAIVKIGADVILVRFKESHYLQGKLDQPKEST
- the pgeF gene encoding peptidoglycan editing factor PgeF; translated protein: MEPFTRYGKKTFILSSWMENSSSLIAGFTTKEDGTSLEPYSSLNLGFHVGDQQNLVVENREKVAEEIGFPLSLWVGAEQTHGDQIQEIPQKHLGRGAENYTTSLKGTDGLYSAEKGLLLTLAFADCVPIYFFAPKSHLIGIVHAGWKGTIGQIALKMVDKWASMGVAMSDIQAIIGPSICKNCYKVDDKVIKEIDKIVTNIDETYYTVKDKGQYLLDLKQVNHAILLNSGLCEENIVTSSLCTSCHSSSFFSHRRDRGKTGRMLGFIGWKESS